In Trichocoleus desertorum NBK24, the following are encoded in one genomic region:
- a CDS encoding winged helix-turn-helix transcriptional regulator: MARQRPLSPSAQKTLEAVKANPGLAAPDLAERSGISETLVRRNLAILRVRKLIQMQESGHIHHWFPAEPET, from the coding sequence ATGGCACGACAACGACCCTTGAGCCCATCAGCCCAGAAAACACTGGAAGCAGTGAAAGCCAATCCCGGACTAGCGGCACCCGATCTGGCGGAAAGGTCGGGCATCAGCGAAACACTGGTAAGACGAAATCTAGCAATCCTCAGAGTGAGGAAGCTGATTCAGATGCAGGAGAGCGGGCACATACACCACTGGTTTCCGGCGGAGCCAGAGACCTGA